The sequence below is a genomic window from Variovorax paradoxus B4.
AACATGACCGATTCGACCTCCTCCCTTTCGTATTCGCCGCGCCACCGCTGGAAGGTGCTGGCCGCGGGCGTGGCCGCCAACGCGGCCTTCTCCGTGGCTTTCAGCGGCATTCCGATGACCGCGGTGCTGATGCGCACCGGCTACCAGCTCGACAACGCGACGCTCGGCCTGGTGCTCGGCCTCATGGGCCTGGGCATCGCGGTCAGCGAGCTGCCGTGGGGCCTGCTGACCGACCGCTGGGGCGACCGGCCGGTGCTGCTCACCGGCCTCGGCAGCACCGCGATCGCGCTCGTGGCGATGGCGCTCTGGGCCGCGCCGAGCGCGCAGCACCTCCCCGACCTCGGCTGGCTGGGTGCCGGCCTGCTGCTGGTCGGCCTGCTGGGCGGCAGCGTCAACGGCGCGAGCGGCCGCGCTGTGATGACGTGGTTCGATGCCGGCGAGCGCGGGCTCGCGATGAGCATCCGGCAGACCGCCGTGCCGCTGGGCGGCGGCATCGGGGCGCTGGTGCTGCCGTTCGTCGCATTGCACTTCGGCTTTGCCGCGCTCTACGGCCTGCTGGCGCTGCTGTGCGCGCTGAGCGCGGCCATGAGCTGGGCCTGGGTGCACGAGCCGCCTGTTGCGCCGTGCGCCAGGGCCAACGTCGCCGAGTCGGCGATCGCATCGCAGAGCGGCCCGCTGCGCGACGCCCGCGTCTGGCGCATCGTGCTGGGCATCGGCATTCTGTGCGCGCCGCAGTTCGCGGTGCTTTCGTTCGGCACGGTATTCCTGCACGATTTCGGCCATGCGGGCCTCGCAACCATCACGGCCACGATGGTCTTCGTGCAGGTCGGCGCGATGGTGATGCGCGTGTGGAGCGGCCGCTGGACCGACCGCCGCCGCAACCGCCCCGCCTACCTGCGCGCCTGCAGCGCGCTCAGCGTGCTGCTGTTCGCAGGGCTCGCGGTGCTGGTGATGGCGGCGGGCACGCACGCGGCCGATTCAGCGGCGCTGCGCATGGCGCTGGTGGCGCTGCTCGCGGCCAGCGGCGTCTGCGTGTCGGCATGGCACGGCGTGGCCTACACGGAATTGGCCACGCTGGCCGGCGCGGCACGCGCGGGCACCGCCCTCGGCATGGCGAACACCAGCGTGTTCCTGGTGTGCTTCCTCACGCCCTTCTCGATCCCGCACCTGCTCGCGCTGCAGGGCTGGCCGCTGGTGTGGCTTGCGGCCAGCGCCTGCGCGCTGGTGGCGATGCTGCTGCTGGTGCCGCGGTCCGCCGCGGCCGATCAGAAGCTCGCGAAGACGGCGTTGAGCCGGTCCACGTAGGCGCGCTTGGCGGCGGCGTCGATGAAGCTGCCTTCGAAGCTGTTGGCCGCGAGCTGCCAGGCCTGTTGCACGTCGAGGCCAGTGGCCGCGAAGGTCTGTGTGAAGTTCTGGTTCATGTAGCCGCCAAAGTAGGCCGGGTCGTCCGAGTTGACGGTGGCCACCAGCCCCGCGTCGAGCAACGCGCCGAGGTTGTGCTGCGCCAGGTCGGGGAACACGCAGAGCTTGAGGTTGGACAGCGGGCACACGGTGAGCGGAATGCGGTCCTGCGCAAGCCGCTTCATCAGGGCCGGGTCCTTCGCGCTCTGCACACCATGGTCGATGCGCTCGACCTTGAGCACGTCGAGCGCGCACCACACATAGGCCGGCGGGCCCTCCTCGCCCGCATGCGCGACGAGGTGGAAGCCCAGTTCGCGGCAGCGCGCGAACACGCGCGCGAACTTTTCGGGCGGGTGGCCGACCTCGCTCGAATCGAGGCCCACCCCGATGAACTTGTCACGAAACGGCAGCGCCTGCTCCAGTGTTTCGAAGGCCTCTTCCTCGCTCAGGTGGCGCAGGAAGCACAGGATGAGCGCCGCGCTCACGCCGAGCTTCGGCTGTGCGTCGGCGCACGCACGGTGCAGGCCGTTGACGACCGTCTCCATCGGCACGCCGCGCGCGGTGTGCGTCTGCGGGTCGAAGAACATCTCGGTACGCACCACGTTGTCGGCCGCGGCGCGCTCCAGGTAGGCCCAGGCCATGTCGTAGAAGTCCTGCTCCTTCAGCAGCACGCTGGCGCCGGCGTAGTAGATGTCGAGGAAGCTCTGCAGGTTGGTGAAGGCGTAGGCGCGGCGCAGCTCTTCGACGCTGGCGTACGGTATGGCCACGCCGTTGCGCTGCGCGAGCGCGAAGATCAGCTCGGGTTCGAGCGAGCCTTCGATGTGCATGTGCAGCTCGGCCTTGGGCATGGCGCGCAGCAGTTCGGGCAGGCGCTCGGCGGAGATCTTGCCGAAGCTCTGGTCGAAGACGGGTCGGTAGTCGGTCATGGTGGGAAAATCGGCGTTGTGATTTCCGCACAGCATAAGCGCAGCCGCCCCCTGGGAGATGCGCCAGAACGTATAGGGCCCATGCTTTCCATTTCAGACCGGCCATCGAGCCCCAACCGGAAACTTCTCCCGCTTTCGCTGCTCGTCTTGTTGCTGGTATCCGTTCCGGCGTTCGCTGCCACTGTCGACGAGGCGCAGGCACTGGCCCGCGAACACGGGTGCCTCGCCTGCCACGGCATGCTCCGAAAGCAGGTCGGCCCCGGGTTTGCGCAAATCGCGGACCGCTACCGGAACGACGCGGCGGCACCCTCCCGGCTGGCCGGCAAGATCCAGGGCGGCAGCGTCGGCACCTGGGGACGCGTCATCATGCCCCGCCAGTCGCACGTGACCGATGAAGAAGCGAAGGCCCTGGCCGGGTGGGTTCTTTCGCAGCCGCCGCCATGAAGCGCGGCCGCGGTCAGCGCGTCAGTCGTTGAAAGCCCGCAGCATCGCCTTGCGCAGCCATGCCTCCGCTGCGTCCTTGTCGGTCACGGCGCGCCAGGCCAACTTGATCTGGTAGTTCGGACTCTCGAACGGCAGCGCCTCGTAGCGAAGCCCGCCCTGCGCCGACAGCGCCAGCGCCACGTGCTCCGGCACCGTGGCCAGCAACTCGGTGCCCGCGAGCACGGCAGGCAGGCTGCCGAACTGCGGCACCGAGAAGGCCACCTCGCGCTGCCGGCCAAGTTCATTCAATGCTTCATCGACGGTGCCGCACAGGTCGCCCGCGTAGGTCACGAGCACATGCCGCCGCCGGCAATAGTCGTCGAGCGTCAGCCTTGCGGCTGCGGTGTCGGCACGCAGCAGTGCAAAGCGTGCCGTGCGAACCTTGCGTATCTTGGCGCCCGCCGGCAGGTCCTTCAGGAAGGTCATGACCGCGCTGACCCGCCCTTCGTCGAGATAGCGCGCGGCGTTGCGGTAGCAGACCGTCAGGTTCACCAGCCGGGCCCGGGGTGCCTCCACGCTGAGCGCGCGAAGCAGCCGCGGCAGCATCGCGATCTGCAGGTCGTCGGTCAGCCCGATGCGAAACACCGGCGCGGCGCGCGCGGGCTCGAAGTCCGCCTGCGCCCGGAACGTGGCCTCGATCTGCTCGAGCGCCGGACCCAGTCCCTGCATTAGCGCGAGTGCCCGCTCGGTCGGCTCCATCACCCGCCCCTGGCGCACCAGGAGCGGATCGCCCGTGAGCTCGCGCAGCCGCGCCAGCGCGTGGCTCACGGCCGGCTGCCCCAGGTGCAGCCGCTGCGCAGCCCGGCTGACGTGCCGCTCGCGCATGAGGGCCGCCAGCACGGTGAGCAGGTTGAGGTCAATCCGGCTGAGTTCGATCGGGTTCATCCACGCGCCTTGAAGTCATCGATTCCGTGCATAGCGAATATCGTATGAATCGATTTCCTTGATGGCCCTGCGGCTTCTAGATTGATGCCTTCGGCCGCTTCATTCCGAGGCTTCCGGCTTTTTTCAAGGAGATTTTTGTATGGGCAGGATGGTCCGCTTTCACCGCTTCGGCGGCGCCGATGTTCTGAAGGTCGAGCAGGTCGCGACGCCAGCGCCTGGCGCCGGCGAAGTGCGCATCGCGGTGCAGGCGATCGGCCTGAACCGGGCCGACGCACTGTGGCGCCAGAACCTGTACATCGAGGACCCGATCCTGCCTGCCGGCCTCGGCAACGAGGCCGCCGGGCTCATCGAAGCGGTGGGCGCGGGCGTCAACGGCCTGAGCGTCGGCGACCGCGTCGCGCTGCTGCCCGGAGCCAACCAGGGCCTGTATCCCACCTATGGCGAGAGCATTCTTTTTCCCGCCTCGCATGTGGTGCGCCACCCCGGCAAGCTCTCGGCCGAGCAGGCCGCCGGTGCCTACATGGCCTACCTGACGGGCTATTTCCCGATGTTCGAGATGGCCCGCCTGCAGCGCGGCCAGACGGTGCTGGTGACGGGTGCGTCATCCAGCACGGGCATTGCGGCGCTGCAGATGGCGCGCGCGGCGGGCATCTTTGCCATCGCCACCACGCGCACGGCAGCCAAGCGCCAGGCGCTGCTGGATGCAGGCGCGGCCCATGTGGTGGTAACGCAAGAGGAAGACGTGGTGGAGCGGGTCCTGGCGCTGACCGGCGGCCGCGGCGCCGACCTGGTGTACGACGGCGTGGGCGGTCCGCAGCTCGAGCGGCTCGGCGGCGCCGTCGCACAGCGCGGCTGGTACGTGCTGTACGGGCTCTCCGGCGGCGCGGAGTTCAGCTACCCCGTGCTTGCGCAGTTCCGCAAGAGCTGGCGCTTCCACGTCTACACGGTCCTGGAATTCACCGGCTCGGCCACCATGGGCTTGCCGCGCGATGAAGCTGCGCTGGGCCGCGCGCTGGGCTTCGTCAATGAAGGCCTGGCCAGGGGCGCCCTGCAGATGCGCATCGACCGCAGCTTTGCGCTCGACGAGGTGGTGCAAGCCCACCAATACCTCGAACGCGCCGGTCACATCGGCAAGATCGTGCTCACGGTCTGATCGACCGGGCCGGCTACCCGCGCGCGGGCCTTGGAACGCAAGGCGTCACCAACCCGCCTCGCCCCCCTGCAGGGCACGCCGGGCGAGCACAAAGGTGGCGGCGTTCCAGCTCTGGCCGGCCATGCCCATCGGCGCCAGCGTGCGGCCGTGGAACCACTCGGTAAAACGCCAGCCGCCGAGCTGGTTCACATGCGCGAGGCGCGCGAGTTCAGGCCACGCCATGTCATGCAGCCCGAGGCGGGCCAGCGCCATCACCCAGAAGCCGCCCACGAAAGGCCAGATGCCGCCGTTGTGGTACTGGTGCACGAGGTTCTGCTGATGGCGCGCCATGTACGGCCGCCACAGCGCATGCTCGCGCGTCAGCGGATGCAGCACCACGCGCACCGGGTACGGCTCGCAGGCGCGCGCCGCGGCAATGGTCTTGACGATGCGGTTCGCCATCTCCGCATCGGCCAGCCCGCTCTGTATGGCCAGCACGTTGCCGAACACGTCGCCCTCGTCGCCGACGAAGGACAGGTTGACGAAGCTCAGGTACAGGCCCGGATCGGCTCGCCCGCGGCGCGCATAGTGCCGCAGCAGCCGGGCGCGGTGGTATTCGGGCAGGTCCTGCTGGAACGGATTGAACAGGTGGTTGAAGTGGTGCTGCGTCGCCTCGGCATGGTCCAGCGCGAAGCGGCGCTTCACCTCGTACCAGAGCGCGTTGCTGTACAGCACGTAGCCCGAGCGCGGCATGATGTCGGCCCAGTCGCTGGCCTCGTTCTGCTGCAGCAGCCGGAAGTGCTGGTGCTCCTGCGCCAGCAGCCAGCCGATGGCGCGCTCCACCTCGCCGCTCCAGTGCAAGGGGCCGACACGGCCGTGGCGGCGCACATGGTCCACCGCGATCAGCCACCACAGCGTGGCGTCGATGCAGCCCAGGTACCAGAAGTCGGCATCGTGGCCGTCGGGGTCGACGTACTTGGGAATCTGCCCGTTGGCCGCCTGCTGCGCGGCCAGCGCGTCGAGGCTGGCCACCGCGCCCTGCTCCAGCGCGGGCACGCCGCTGCCGCACATGGCCATCACGCAGATGGCCGCGTCGCGCCCGAAGATGCGCGTGTAGCGCCGCGCAACAGCCGCCTCGGTGCGGGTGGCGGCCAGGATGCCGTGCGGCGTGAGGTTGCGCTCCAGGAGCTGGAGCGAAGCTCGGGAACAGTCGTCGATCAGTGCAAGGGAAGAGGTGTCAGGTTTCGTCATGGGTTCGATAGGCTTGCGGCGTCAGGCCGTGCTGCCGCGCGAAGGCGCGCTGCAGCGCGTCCACCGAGCGGAAGCCGCTGCGGCTCGCAATGCGGTCCTGCGGCCAGCGCGTCTGGCGCAGCAGCTGCGCGGCGGCGGCCACGCGGACCTGTTCGACAAGGCGCGCCGGCGTGCAGCCGGTCTCGGCCGTGAAGGCGCGCGCGAAGTTCCGCGGGCTCATCTGCACGCGCTCGGCCAATGCCTCGACCGACAGGTCGTCCTGCGGATGCGTGCCGATCCACGCCACCAGTTCGCGCAGCCGATGGCTGGCCGAGGCCTGCGCCTGGAGCGCCTGCGTCAGCTGCGGCTGCGCCCCGCCGCGCAGCATCGGCAACGCCAGCGTGCGGGCGATCTCCATCGACACCGCATGGCCAAGGTCGTCCTCGACCAGCGCAAGCGCGAGCTCGATGCCGGTGGTGACGCCGGCCGAGGTCCACACCGGACCATCGCGCACATAGATGCGATCGCGCTGCACCCGCACCTGCGGCCGCAGCGCCTGGAGCTGGTCGCAGACGCGCCAGTGCGTGGTGGCCTCGCGGCCGTCGAGCAGGCCGGCCGCGGCCAGTGCGAAGGCGCCGCTGCACACGCTTGCCATGCGGCGCGTGTGCGGCGCCACCTGCCTGAGCCAGGCGCCGATGTGCTGCTCGAGGATGGCCGCGCGCACGGCCGGCTCATCGCCGCCGGCAACGATCAGCGTATCGATCGACGGGGGCAGCTGCTGCAGCTTGCTGGTGCCGGAAAAGCTCAGGCCGCCATTCGTCGACACGGTGCCGCCGGCCGGCGACGCGATGTGCAGGCGGTAGTTGCCGGGGCGCATCTGCCCGGCCTTGCTGAACACGCTGGCGGGGCCGGCGACGTCGATCACCTCAACGCCGTCGAACACCACCAGCACCACGTCGCTGGCAGAAACCGCGGTTACTTCGTCCTTGCGGGTCAGGGTGGGCATTCGTAGTCTCTGGGCATCGTCAAGTCGACAGGGAAACGGCCATGTGGAGATCGGTAGGAGCGCTGATCGGCGCAAGTATTGCAGCCTTTGTGTTGGCAGCCTGCACGGGAGGCGCGCCGCCGCTGCCGCCCGCGCAGGCCGATGCGGCCCGCAGCGAGCGCGAGAAGCAGGCCTTCGTCGGGGCCCTGAAGCCGCATCGCGCCGGCAGGCCCGTGGTCGCCGTGCTGGCGCTGAACGAAGGCACGGAAATGACGGATCTTCTGCTGCCGCATGCGGTGCTCGAGCGTGCCGATGTGGCCGAAGTACGGATTGTGGCGCCGCGCAGCGGACGGGTCAGCCTGTACCCGGCACTGGAGGTCGATGGCGCGCAGGACTTCGCCAGCTTCGACCGGTCGAACCCCTCGGGCGCCGACTACGTGATCGTGCCGGCGATGATCGCCGACGACAACCCTGCGGTGGCTGCCTGGCTGAAGCAGCAGGCAGCGCGGGGCGCACGTGTGATCGGCGTCTGCTCGGGCGCACGCGTGGTCGGCCGCGCCGGCCTGCTCGACGGCCGGCGTTTCGCGGGCCACTGGTACGACCGCGGCACGCTGCTGAAGCGCCACGCCGGCGCCACCTACGTGCCGCACCAGCGCTACGTGATGGACCGCGGCGTCGCCACCACCACGGGCATCACCGCCTCGGTGCCGACCATGCTGGCGCTGGTGGAGGCGATCGGCGGCCAGGAGAAGGCCAAGGCCCTCGCCGCGGAACTCGGCGTGGCTTCATGGACTCCGGCGCACGACAGTTCGCCGTTCCATCTCGACGCCGGCCGCAGGGCGGATTTCCTGCTCAACAAGGCCGCGTTCTGGCGCGGCGAGCGCTGGCGCGTGGACGTGCAGGACGGCGCCGACGACATCGCCCTCGCGCTGGCCGTCGACGCGTGGACGCGCACCGGACACGTCAGCGTCGATGCCGCATCGGCCTCGGGACCGGTCAGGCTTCGCAGCGGGCTGGTGCTGCTGGCGCAACCGCCTCGCGAAGGGGCGAGTCGCCTGCTCCTCTCATCGTCGCTGAGGCCGGTGCCGCAACTGGACCGCACGCTGTGCGAGATCGGCGAACGCTACGGCGCCTCGCGGCGCGACTGGGTCATGCAGGAAATGGAATACCCCGGGCCGGTCGCCGCCTGCACAGGCTGAGCGGCCGGCCGCATGAACGGGCCGGAATCAATCGACCCGGATGTTGCGCTCCTTCACCAGCGCGCCCACACGCCCCGTCTCGTTCTGCACGAATTTCGCGAAGGCCTCCGGCGTGGTGCCGGCGGGTTCCAGGCCGAGCTGCAGCAGCTTCTGCTTCACCTGGGGTTCGTTGACCGCCGCCTGCACCGCCTTGCCGAGCCGTTGCACGATGTCGGGCGGCGTGCCCTTGGGAAGAAACACGCCGTTCCACTCGACCACGTTGTAGCCCGGCAGGCCCGACTCCGCGAGCGTCGGCGTGTCGGCCAGGCCGGGCACGCGCTTCGCCGAACTCACGGCCAGTGCGCGCAGCTTGCCCGACTGCACGTAGCCAAGCGTCGACGCCACGTTGCCGAAGTAGGCCGAGACCTGCTCGCCCATCACATCGGTCAGCGCAGGTGCGCCGCCCTTGTAGGGCACGTGCATCAGGCTGACCTTGGCCTGTTCGTTCAGCGCCTCGCCGGCCAGGTGCGAGCCGGTGCCGCCGCCCGCCGAGGCAAAGCTCAGCTTGCCGGGGTTCTTGCGCGCGAAGTCCAGGAACTGCGCCACCGTCTTGTACGGCGCCGTGGCGGGCACGACGAGGATCTGCGGCGCGGTCGCCACCAGAGACACCGGGATGAAGTCTTTCGCAGCATCGAAAGGCAGCTTGCGCAGCGACGGGTTCACCGAGAACGCCGAGGCGTCGTAGAGCACGGTGTAGCCGTCGGCGGGCGCCTTGGCCACGTTGTCCTCGCCGATCACACCGCCCGCGCCCGGCCGGTTGTCGATGACGATCTGCTGGCCGAGCGCGATGCTCATCTGCTGCGCGACGACGCGCGCGGTGTTGTCGGCACCGCCGCCCGCGGCATACGGAACCACCATGCGGATCGGCTTCTCGGGCCATGCGGCCCAGCCCAGCAGGGGAACACAGGCGGCCAGTGCCGCGATCGATTTCAGGATACGTCTCTTCGTCATTCGGTTGTCTCGGTCTTTGTCGTTTCAGGAAAAGTCGTAGAGCAGCGCCGGGTTGTCGACGAGCACGCGGTGGCGCACGGCCTCGTCGGGAACCCATTGGCCCAGCAGGTCGAACAGCACCGCGTCGTCGGGCTTGGGCGCAGGCTCGGTCGGGTGCGGCCAGTCGCTGCCCCACACCACGCGCTCCGGCGCCTGCCGGACCCAGGCCTGCGCGATGGCGCTCGTGTCTGCATAGCCGCCCGCGGCGCCCGTCTTCGAGTCGAGGTAGGCGCCGGACAGCTTGATCCACGTGCGGCCGTTGTCGCGCAGCCGGCTGACGACATCGAACGCGGGATGCGATAGCGCGCCGGGCAGCGGCAGCCGCGCGAGATGGTCGAACACGATCGTGCACGGCAGGCGCGCCAGCAAGTCCGCATGCGCTGCGATCTGGCCGGCGCTCCAATGCAGCTGCACATGCCAGCCCAGGGCATGCACGCGCTGCGCGAGCGGCTCGACCATCGAGAAATCGGTCGTCGCGTTGGCCGGCGTGTAGAGCGTGAAGCGGATGCCGCGGATGCCGCCCGCATGCAGGCGCTCGAGCTCGGCATCGCTCACGTCGGGCCGGACCACCGCGACACCCCGGGTGTGCGCCGAGCCCAGCGCGCGGATCGCATCCAGGGTCACGCTGTTGTCGGTGCCGTGAATGCGCGGCTGCACGACGACCGTGCGCCGCGTGCCGATGCGATGCTGCAGCAGGCGGTAGTCGGCGGCCGTGGCGTTGTCGACCATGGCATCGGGCGACCCGTGGAGCGCGAAGCGGTGGTCGTAGACATGCATATGCGCATCGCACGCACCCTGCGGTGCAACGCTGGCGGGCTTGCGGCTGCCGCTGCTGTGGGAATAGACGGCCTGCATGTGGGTTGCTCAATCGGCCCCGTCCGCTGCCTTGCGCGCCGCCAGCACCGGCCCCGTGTGCTGGCCCAGCGTGGGCGCCGCAAAGGGCTCGGGGCCGGGCGTGCGGCCGAACTGCACCGGCCGGGTGAAGCCGCGGTAGGAGCCGAGCGTGGGATGCGCGAAGTTCGCCACCATGTCTTCGGCCAGCACCTGCTCGTTGTCGAACATGTCCTCGACCGTGCGAGCTGCCGCGCAGGGCACTTCCTCGCCGAACAGTTCTTCCCATTCGAGTGCGGTGCGCGCGGCCAGCGCTTCGCGCAAGCGCGGCACGATCTCGGCGAAATGCTGCGCGCGCTTGCGCACCGAGTCGTAGCGCTCGTCGGCTGCGAACTCGGGCAGGCCCACCTTGTCGCACAGCGCGCGCCAGAAATGCGGCGTGTTGGCCGAGATGTAGAGGTGGCCCTCGCGCGTCGGGTGGATGCCGGTGATGCCGCCGGAGCGCATGTCGCGCCCCACGTCCTTGGGCTCGCCCTCGGCCCACACCATGCGGGCGGACTGCATCGTGAGCGCGGAGCGCAGGAGCGAGACGCCGACGAACTGGCCCTGGCCGCTCTTCTCGCGCTCGTACAGCGCCGAGGCCACGCCGGCGGCCACCAGCGCGGCCGCGTAGTAGTCGACCACCGAGCCATAGATGATCTCGGGCGGCTCGCCGCGCTTGCCCTGCAGTGCGCACATGCCGGTCATGGTCTGCAGCACCTGGTCGTAGCCCGCCTTCTCGCGCAGCGGCCCGGTCTCGCCGTAGCCCGTGAGGCTGCAATAGATCAGGCGCGGGTTGACGGCCTTCAGCTGTTCGTAGGCAATGCCCAGCCGCGGCGGCACGCTGGGCCGGAAGTTGTGCACCAGCACGTCGGCCATGCGCACCAGCGCCATCAGCGCGGCAAGGTCGTCTGCCTTCTTCAGGTCGAGCACCACGCCGAGCTTGCTGCGGTTCACGCCGATGAAGGCGCGGCTCTCGGCCTCGAGCGTTGACGGATATTTGCGCAGGTTGTCGCCCGTGGGCGGCTCGATCTTGATGACTTCGGCGCCCTGGTCGGCCAGCAGCGAGCAGCCGTACGGGCCCGCGATGTAGGCACTGAGGTCGAGCACGCGCAGGCCGCTGAGCGGGCCGGTGGGGCCGCTGCGTACGGGCAGGCGTGCGTCGTCGTTCGGGGCGTCGAAGCTCATGGATCGGTTCCTTCTTCCTCAGTCGGCAGTGATGTTCTGTTGTTTCGCCAGCTTCTTCCAGCGCTCGACGTCCTCGGCGATCACCGCGGCGAACTGCTTTGGCGCGAGCGGCGTGGCAATGGCGCCTTCGCGCAGGAAGTTGGCCGCGATCTCGGGCTTGGCCAGGATCTTGTTGACCGTGGCGTTGAGCTTGGCAACCACGTCGGACGGCGTGCCAGCCGGCGCCAGCAGGCCCCACCAGAGTTCGAACTCGTAGCCCGGCACGGCGGTGGACATCGGAATGAGCTCGGGCGCAATCGGGCTCGGCTTCAGGCTCGTGATGCCCACGGCGCGCAGCTTGCCCGCGCGCACCATCGGCAGCAGCGAAGGGCCGCTGGAGATCAGCAGCTGCGTCTGGTTGCCGACCAGGTCGGTCACGGCCGGGCCCATGCCCTTGTACGGGATGTGCGTGATCTGCATGTCGCCGACCTTGGCCTTGAGCAGCTCGGTGCCGAACTGGTTGACGCTGCCCGAGCCGGACGATGCGTAGTTGTACTGCCCCGGCTTGGCCTTGATGGCAGCGATCAGCTCGGCCGGCGTCCTGGCGGGAAACTCGTTGTTCACCGCGACGATGAAGGGGCCCTTGGCGAACATCGCCACCGGCGCCAGCCCGTTGATCGGATCGAACGGCAGCTTGGACTGCACGGCCGCGTTGGTCGTCATGCTCGAGGACACCGCCACCAGCGTGTAGCCGTCGGGCGCGGCCTTGGCGACCTGTCCGGTGCCGGTGTTGCCGCTCGCGCCGGGGCGGTTGTCGATGATCACCGGCTGCTTGAGCTCGTCGCCCAGTTCCTTGGCCACCTGGCGCGCGAAGGTGTCGTTCGAGCCGCCCGCCGGATAGGGCACCACGATGGTGATGGCCTTGCTCGGGTAGGCCGCGGTCTGCGCGAACGCGCCGCCGCTCAACAGCAAGCCGCCGGCGAAGGCGGCCACTGCGAGCGCGCGCAGGCGAAGGGGCGAGGGAATGTGCATCTGTCTTGTCTCCTGGTTTTATTTGAAACAGCGAAAGGCTCAGCCCGGCAGCAGGCCGAGGCTGCGCGCGCTCGCGACGATGGCGCGTGCGCGGATCACGAAGGGAATGTCGATCATCTTTCCGTCCACCACATAGGCGCCCACGCCGCCGGCGTCGGCCACGCCGGTGGCCTCGACCACCTTGCATGCGTGCGCGATTTCCTCGTCGGTGGGACGGAACACCTCGTTGGCGATCGCGATCTGGCTCGGGTGGATGCAGGTCTTTCCGAGGAAGCCGAGGTTGCGCGCCAGCATGGCTTCGGCGCGGAATCCATCGGCGTCGCGGATGTCCGCGAACGCGCCGTCGCAGGCATAGACGCCCGCCTCGCCCGCCGCCATGCGCACCGCGAACATCGCCTGCTGGATCGCGGCCGGCTCGCGCCGCGCGATGCCCAGCGGCTCGAACAGGTCACCCAGGCCCAACTGCAGCCCCGCCACGCGCGGATGCGCGAGGGCGAGCTCGGCCGCAGTGCGCAAGGCCGCGGGTGCCTCGATGTTCAGCAGCAGGCCGATGGGCGTGGCCACGCCGTTGGCGCGCTCGGCGCGCTCGATCGCCTCGACCGCGGCGCGCACGTGGGCCGGACTTTCGGGCTTGGGGATGTTGATCAGGTGCACGCCT
It includes:
- a CDS encoding MFS transporter, which encodes MTDSTSSLSYSPRHRWKVLAAGVAANAAFSVAFSGIPMTAVLMRTGYQLDNATLGLVLGLMGLGIAVSELPWGLLTDRWGDRPVLLTGLGSTAIALVAMALWAAPSAQHLPDLGWLGAGLLLVGLLGGSVNGASGRAVMTWFDAGERGLAMSIRQTAVPLGGGIGALVLPFVALHFGFAALYGLLALLCALSAAMSWAWVHEPPVAPCARANVAESAIASQSGPLRDARVWRIVLGIGILCAPQFAVLSFGTVFLHDFGHAGLATITATMVFVQVGAMVMRVWSGRWTDRRRNRPAYLRACSALSVLLFAGLAVLVMAAGTHAADSAALRMALVALLAASGVCVSAWHGVAYTELATLAGAARAGTALGMANTSVFLVCFLTPFSIPHLLALQGWPLVWLAASACALVAMLLLVPRSAAADQKLAKTALSRST
- a CDS encoding adenosine deaminase; its protein translation is MTDYRPVFDQSFGKISAERLPELLRAMPKAELHMHIEGSLEPELIFALAQRNGVAIPYASVEELRRAYAFTNLQSFLDIYYAGASVLLKEQDFYDMAWAYLERAAADNVVRTEMFFDPQTHTARGVPMETVVNGLHRACADAQPKLGVSAALILCFLRHLSEEEAFETLEQALPFRDKFIGVGLDSSEVGHPPEKFARVFARCRELGFHLVAHAGEEGPPAYVWCALDVLKVERIDHGVQSAKDPALMKRLAQDRIPLTVCPLSNLKLCVFPDLAQHNLGALLDAGLVATVNSDDPAYFGGYMNQNFTQTFAATGLDVQQAWQLAANSFEGSFIDAAAKRAYVDRLNAVFASF
- a CDS encoding c-type cytochrome, with protein sequence MLSISDRPSSPNRKLLPLSLLVLLLVSVPAFAATVDEAQALAREHGCLACHGMLRKQVGPGFAQIADRYRNDAAAPSRLAGKIQGGSVGTWGRVIMPRQSHVTDEEAKALAGWVLSQPPP
- a CDS encoding LysR family transcriptional regulator; this encodes MNPIELSRIDLNLLTVLAALMRERHVSRAAQRLHLGQPAVSHALARLRELTGDPLLVRQGRVMEPTERALALMQGLGPALEQIEATFRAQADFEPARAAPVFRIGLTDDLQIAMLPRLLRALSVEAPRARLVNLTVCYRNAARYLDEGRVSAVMTFLKDLPAGAKIRKVRTARFALLRADTAAARLTLDDYCRRRHVLVTYAGDLCGTVDEALNELGRQREVAFSVPQFGSLPAVLAGTELLATVPEHVALALSAQGGLRYEALPFESPNYQIKLAWRAVTDKDAAEAWLRKAMLRAFND
- a CDS encoding zinc-dependent alcohol dehydrogenase family protein; amino-acid sequence: MGRMVRFHRFGGADVLKVEQVATPAPGAGEVRIAVQAIGLNRADALWRQNLYIEDPILPAGLGNEAAGLIEAVGAGVNGLSVGDRVALLPGANQGLYPTYGESILFPASHVVRHPGKLSAEQAAGAYMAYLTGYFPMFEMARLQRGQTVLVTGASSSTGIAALQMARAAGIFAIATTRTAAKRQALLDAGAAHVVVTQEEDVVERVLALTGGRGADLVYDGVGGPQLERLGGAVAQRGWYVLYGLSGGAEFSYPVLAQFRKSWRFHVYTVLEFTGSATMGLPRDEAALGRALGFVNEGLARGALQMRIDRSFALDEVVQAHQYLERAGHIGKIVLTV
- a CDS encoding amylo-alpha-1,6-glucosidase, yielding MTKPDTSSLALIDDCSRASLQLLERNLTPHGILAATRTEAAVARRYTRIFGRDAAICVMAMCGSGVPALEQGAVASLDALAAQQAANGQIPKYVDPDGHDADFWYLGCIDATLWWLIAVDHVRRHGRVGPLHWSGEVERAIGWLLAQEHQHFRLLQQNEASDWADIMPRSGYVLYSNALWYEVKRRFALDHAEATQHHFNHLFNPFQQDLPEYHRARLLRHYARRGRADPGLYLSFVNLSFVGDEGDVFGNVLAIQSGLADAEMANRIVKTIAAARACEPYPVRVVLHPLTREHALWRPYMARHQQNLVHQYHNGGIWPFVGGFWVMALARLGLHDMAWPELARLAHVNQLGGWRFTEWFHGRTLAPMGMAGQSWNAATFVLARRALQGGEAGW
- a CDS encoding GlxA family transcriptional regulator; the protein is MPTLTRKDEVTAVSASDVVLVVFDGVEVIDVAGPASVFSKAGQMRPGNYRLHIASPAGGTVSTNGGLSFSGTSKLQQLPPSIDTLIVAGGDEPAVRAAILEQHIGAWLRQVAPHTRRMASVCSGAFALAAAGLLDGREATTHWRVCDQLQALRPQVRVQRDRIYVRDGPVWTSAGVTTGIELALALVEDDLGHAVSMEIARTLALPMLRGGAQPQLTQALQAQASASHRLRELVAWIGTHPQDDLSVEALAERVQMSPRNFARAFTAETGCTPARLVEQVRVAAAAQLLRQTRWPQDRIASRSGFRSVDALQRAFARQHGLTPQAYRTHDET
- a CDS encoding DJ-1/PfpI family protein; protein product: MWRSVGALIGASIAAFVLAACTGGAPPLPPAQADAARSEREKQAFVGALKPHRAGRPVVAVLALNEGTEMTDLLLPHAVLERADVAEVRIVAPRSGRVSLYPALEVDGAQDFASFDRSNPSGADYVIVPAMIADDNPAVAAWLKQQAARGARVIGVCSGARVVGRAGLLDGRRFAGHWYDRGTLLKRHAGATYVPHQRYVMDRGVATTTGITASVPTMLALVEAIGGQEKAKALAAELGVASWTPAHDSSPFHLDAGRRADFLLNKAAFWRGERWRVDVQDGADDIALALAVDAWTRTGHVSVDAASASGPVRLRSGLVLLAQPPREGASRLLLSSSLRPVPQLDRTLCEIGERYGASRRDWVMQEMEYPGPVAACTG